A stretch of the Acyrthosiphon pisum isolate AL4f chromosome A2, pea_aphid_22Mar2018_4r6ur, whole genome shotgun sequence genome encodes the following:
- the LOC100144801 gene encoding uncharacterized protein LOC100144801 has translation MASDEIPFAKAIAKYRPPPINKDTAINYYAPVFGSFNYAFLSINVMNPGILQRVLPKPDLTNIFLFNSCLGSFLFIAGRPHLSEAPLKLRVAYSVYGSILFNMGSVLSWAILRSLLPNNSGLATVTGLISGFALTGCGVAYLNYNDEAVKANKK, from the exons atggcAAGCGATGAGATTCCTTTTGCGAAAGCAATCGCGAAATACAGACCTCCTCCAATAAATAAAGACACTGCAATCAACTACTACGCCCCGGTGTTTGGCTCATtcaattatgcatttttatccATCAACGTGATGAACCCTGGGATTTTGCAAAG AGTTCTACCCAAACCAGAcctcacaaatatatttttgttcaactCTTGCCTCGGGTCGTTTCTATTTATCGCTGGACGCCCACATCTCAGTGAAGCGCCTCTCAAACTGCGCGTAGCATACAG CGTGTACGGATCAATTTTGTTCAACATGGGATCAGTATTATCATGGGCTATTTTACGTAGTTTATTGCCGAATAACTCTGGTTTGGCAACTGTTACTGGTCTAATTTCAGGATTCGCATTGACTGGCTGTGGTGTTGCATACTTGAATTACAATGACGAAGCCGTTAAAGCGAATAAAAAGTAG
- the LOC100569808 gene encoding uncharacterized protein LOC100569808 encodes MASDEIPFAKAIAKYRPPPINKDTAINYYAPVFGSFNYAFLSINVMNPGILQRVLPKPDLTNIFLFNSCLGSFLFIAGRPHLSEAPLKLRVAYSVYGS; translated from the exons atggcAAGCGATGAGATTCCTTTTGCGAAAGCAATCGCGAAATACAGACCTCCTCCAATAAATAAAGACACTGCAATCAACTACTACGCCCCGGTGTTTGGCTCATtcaattatgcatttttatccATCAACGTGATGAACCCTGGGATTTTGCAAAG AGTTCTACCCAAACCAGAcctcacaaatatatttttgttcaactCTTGCCTCGGGTCGTTTCTATTTATCGCTGGACGCCCACATCTCAGTGAAGCGCCTCTCAAACTGCGCGTAGCATACAG CGTGTACGGATCA
- the LOC100568765 gene encoding prolyl 4-hydroxylase subunit alpha-2-like, producing MFKYLAVVFSLLIFVESGNRWHTSQIMLTKLYDLQNDHFNVLDNYLDLETKRLEELKNYVAAVYEWRDHIKTNKDFLHNHLDVFKFMTQMHQHFFKSDDLIKNKQSIEALKDIDDHKDLSGDHILWAHRALRRLQLFYAIPASDMSAGRINEKVIGDRMDACECYVMAKYCLEGNDPYGVLDWAFEAYQKWESHGRPECVDPDILNYYIVSSSVYTGFNLTSLLNLSGSNYQEYTEKFVFYYPLMKNELFELEKESAVDIMEVYNYFDGSEDINEFRNLCKHGVSLRTLTKYSKCRYQTNNLFYRILMPFKEEDINSEPFIKIYHDVLYDDEILKIKTMSLANMSDAKVKTSNDSILRERSRSGQVYRMNEVDAIEYFDALNTRIESFTGFSTKTAERYQIVNYGLGGHYFPHFDTFKKGTENMEFGNRLVTVLFYLTDVQNDGYTSFPMLNIIAPAEKGSALVWNNLHMSDGQLCYESLHGACPLLKGNKWSKYTALLRAVLKNKSWGGLIH from the exons atgtttaaatatttagccgttgttttttcgttattaatatttgtagaaTCCGGAAATAGATGGCATACATCACAAATAATGTTAACGAAATTATATGATCTGCAAAACGATCATTTTAATGTCTTGGATAATTACTTGGATTTGGAGACAAAACGTTTGGaagaattaaaaaa TTATGTAGCTGCAGTATATGAATGGCGTGATCACATAAAAACCAACAAAGACTTCTTACACAATCACTtggatgtttttaaatttatgacacaaatgcaccaacatttttttaaaagtgatgatttaataaaaaataaacaatctatagAAG CGTTAAAAGATATCGACGACCACAAAGATCTTAGTGGTGATCATATATTGTGGGCACACCGAGCATTGAGGagactacaattattttatgcgaTTCCTGCATCAGACATGTCGGCAGGTAGAATTAATGAAAAAGTTATAGGCGATCGAATGGATG catGTGAATGTTACGTCATGGCGAAGTACTGTTTAGAGGGAAACGATCCGTATGGCGTCCTAGATTGGGCTTTTGAAGCGTATCAAAAATGGGAAAGTCACGGTCGACCAGAATGTGTAGATCccgacattttaaattactacaTAGTATCATCATCAGTATATACAG gatttaacttaacgagtttaTTAAACCTAAGTGGATCAAATTATCAAGAATATACTGAAAAATTTGTGTTTTACTATCCCCTtatgaaaaatgaattgtttgAGCTGGAAAAGGAGAGTGCAGTGGATATAATGGAAGTATATAat tattttgatGGTAGTGAAGATATAAATGAATTTAGAAATTTATGTAAACATGGGGTATCTTTACGAACATTAACAAAATACTCAAAATGTAGATACCAaacgaacaatttattttaccgaATATTGATGCCCTTTAAAGAAGAAGACATTAATAGCGAgccattcattaaaatatatcatgatgTATTATATGATGACGAgatcttgaaaattaaaacgatgAGCTTAGCTAAC ATGAGTGATGCAAAAGTCAAAACATCCAACGATTCCATATTACGAGAACGAAGTCGTTCAGGTCAAGTCTACAGGATGAACGAAGTTGATgctattgaatattttgatgCACTAAATACTCGTATTGAATCTTTTACCGGATTTTCTACAAAGACAGCTGAGCGATATCAAATAGTTAATTATGGTTTAGGTGGACATTATTTTCCgcattttgatacatttaaaaaaggaACT gaaaatatGGAGTTTGGTAACAGATTAGTAAccgtattattttat ttgacTGATGTTCAAAACGATGGTTATACGTCATTTCCTATGCTAAATATTATTGCTCCGGCTGAAAAAGGATCTGCGTTGGTTTGGAATAATTTGCATATGTCTGATGGACAATTATGCTATGAATCTCTTCATGGAGCATGTCCTTTATTGAAAGGAAATAAATGGAGTAAGTATACTGCACTACTCAGGGCCGTCCTGAAAAACAAATCATGGGGGGGCTTGATTCATTAA